One Nocardioidaceae bacterium SCSIO 66511 genomic window carries:
- a CDS encoding long-chain fatty acid--CoA ligase: protein MLEDSARNFPDRDAVVLGDTRLTYAQVNGAANQVANLLSSRDIGRGDKVALSCPNLPYFPIVYFGILKTGATVVPLNVLLKGREVAYHLDDSDAKAYFCFEGTPELPMAQEGWAGFNDADRCDDFFVITADPTAPSPIDGAETFASAIASQPPAYSTAVTEPTDTAVILYTSGTTGQPKGAELSHTNMTMNAANLPRLFDFHPDGHETYLCALPLFHSFGQTVIMNSGFSLGGTLVMLPRFDAKAALGLMLKENITFFAGVPTMYWGLLGALDDSVDVDKIAANLRRSVSGGSSLPVEIIRDFKERFHLQIQEGYGLSETSPVATFAPLGQEPRPGSIGTPLWGVECKLVDGDWNEVEGEDAIGEIAMRGYNIMKGYYKRPKETEAVMRDGWFRSGDLGRRDSDGFYYIVDRAKDMIIRGGFNVYPREIEEVLMTHPDVSLVAVVGVPHESHGEEVKAFVIRNEGAAVTEDALVEWAREQMASYKYPRIVEFRAELPMTSTGKILKRELT, encoded by the coding sequence ATGCTCGAAGACAGTGCCCGCAACTTCCCCGACCGAGACGCCGTCGTACTCGGCGACACCCGACTGACGTACGCGCAGGTCAACGGCGCCGCGAACCAGGTGGCAAACCTCCTGAGCTCGCGCGACATCGGCCGTGGCGACAAGGTCGCGCTCTCCTGTCCGAACCTCCCGTACTTCCCGATCGTCTACTTCGGCATCCTCAAAACCGGCGCGACCGTCGTACCCCTGAACGTGCTGCTGAAGGGGCGCGAGGTCGCGTACCACCTCGACGATTCCGACGCGAAGGCGTACTTCTGTTTCGAAGGCACGCCCGAGCTGCCGATGGCACAGGAGGGCTGGGCAGGGTTCAACGACGCCGACCGCTGCGATGACTTCTTCGTCATCACCGCAGACCCGACGGCTCCGTCGCCGATCGACGGTGCGGAGACGTTCGCAAGCGCGATCGCGAGCCAGCCGCCGGCGTACTCCACGGCGGTGACGGAGCCGACCGACACGGCGGTGATCCTCTACACCAGTGGTACGACCGGCCAGCCGAAGGGCGCCGAGCTCAGCCACACCAACATGACGATGAACGCCGCCAACCTGCCGCGGCTGTTCGACTTCCACCCCGACGGCCACGAGACGTACCTCTGCGCGCTCCCGTTGTTCCACTCCTTCGGGCAGACCGTGATCATGAACTCCGGCTTCTCCCTCGGCGGCACTCTCGTGATGCTGCCGAGATTCGATGCGAAGGCTGCGCTCGGCCTGATGCTCAAGGAGAACATCACGTTCTTCGCCGGCGTACCGACGATGTACTGGGGTCTCCTCGGGGCGCTCGATGACTCGGTCGACGTCGACAAGATCGCCGCGAACCTTCGGCGGTCGGTCTCCGGCGGATCCTCGCTCCCGGTCGAGATCATCCGAGACTTCAAGGAGCGTTTCCATCTGCAGATCCAGGAGGGATACGGGCTGTCCGAGACGTCGCCGGTGGCGACGTTCGCGCCGCTCGGACAAGAGCCGCGGCCGGGCTCGATCGGTACGCCGCTGTGGGGCGTCGAATGCAAGCTGGTCGACGGCGACTGGAATGAAGTCGAGGGCGAGGATGCCATCGGCGAGATCGCCATGCGGGGCTACAACATCATGAAGGGCTACTACAAGCGTCCGAAGGAGACCGAAGCGGTCATGCGCGACGGGTGGTTCCGCAGCGGCGATCTCGGTAGGCGTGACTCCGACGGTTTCTACTACATCGTCGACCGCGCGAAGGACATGATCATCCGCGGCGGCTTCAACGTGTATCCGCGCGAGATCGAAGAGGTGCTGATGACGCACCCCGACGTCTCCCTGGTCGCGGTCGTCGGGGTGCCGCACGAGTCGCATGGTGAGGAGGTCAAGGCGTTCGTGATCCGCAACGAAGGCGCGGCTGTCACCGAAGACGCCCTCGTCGAGTGGGCGAGGGAGCAGATGGCGTCCTACAAGTACCCCCGCATCGTGGAGTTCCGCGCGGAGCTCCCCATGACGAGCACCGGCAAGATCCTCAAACGCGAGCTGACCTAG